In a genomic window of Hippoglossus stenolepis isolate QCI-W04-F060 chromosome 17, HSTE1.2, whole genome shotgun sequence:
- the rnf139 gene encoding E3 ubiquitin-protein ligase RNF139: protein MASTQARIGQQALAVLDVALRVPCIFIIDAIFNSYYDPGSGWAGATGKVLVRVTGVLISSVVLLLSQKALFKFYTLFCAVLLGMTAVLINYYATSHIDFYSAYYKAALGFRLLPRNGPTLWLGMAAVQLVLGVGYVFLLNLQSVFAALVVLDIMIPLWGLMIELPADVRQLVAVFSGLALALNTAVCLTMRLKWFYYSCRYVYLLVRHMYRIYGLQLLLEDTWKRIRFPDVLRVFWLTRVTAQALILVYVVQAVRRESGDATGGATDGGSNSQGYLLSWDVFWDLTSNLIISGCDSTLTVLGMSAVISSLAHYLGLSILAFIGSTEEEDKRLGFVAPVLFFILALQTGLSSLDPEERLVRLSRNMCLLLTAILHFIHGMTDPVLMSLSASHVSSVRRHFPVLLVSLALFVLPVALSYTLWHHYALNTWLFAVTAFCVELCLKVVVSLTVYGLFMVDGFSNVLWEKLDDYVYYVRSTGNIIEFLFGVIMFGNGAYTMMFESGSKIRACMMCLHAYFNIYLQAKNGWKTFINRRTAVKKINSLPEIRGDQLRDIDDVCAICYQEFATSARITPCHHYFHALCLRKWLYIQDTCPMCHQRVYIEDESRDRAAFSNNNGNYAAPQDAADAAPAAPGDNEHGQPPAELPAEGAAAGAQAAGGGELNNELLEDNDSIEYDEDEWGTQNGSMPIEEDYINDDTDSTED from the exons ATGGCGTCAACTCAAGCCCGGATAGGCCAGCAGGCCTTAGCGGTGCTGGATGTGGCTCTGCGAGTTCCCTGTATCTTTATTATCGACGCCATTTTTAACTCTTACTACGACCCAGGGTCAGGATGGGCCGGGGCGACGGGCAAGGTGCTGGTCCGGGTCACGG GTGTCCTCATCTCCAGCgtggtgctgctgctctcccaGAAAGCCTTGTTCAAGTTCTACACGCTCTTCTGTGCGGTTCTCCTCGGCATGACGGCGGTCCTCATCAACTACTACGCCACTTCCCACATAGACTTCTACAGCGCCTACTACAAAGCGGCGCTGGGGTTCAGGTTGCTGCCCAGAAACGGCCCGACGCTGTGGCTGGGAATGGCGGCCGTCCAGCTCGTGCTCGGCGTGGGCTACGTGTTCCTGCTCAACCTCCAGTCGGTGTTTGCAGCGCTGGTGGTGCTGGACATCATGATTCCTCTGTGGGGGCTGATGATCGAGCTGCCGGCAGACGTGAGACAGCTGGTGGCCGTGTTCTCGGGCCTGGCGTTGGCCCTCAACACGGCCGTGTGCCTCACCATGAGGCTGAAATGGTTCTACTACTCGTGTCGGTACGTCTACCTGCTCGTGCGGCACATGTACAGGATCTACGGacttcagctgctgctcgaGGACACGTGGAAGAGGATCAGGTTCCCCGACGTGCTGCGGGTGTTCTGGCTGACCCGGGTCACTGCCCAGGCGCTGATCCTGGTGTACGTGGTGCAGGcggtgaggagggagagcggTGATGCTACAGGTGGTGCCACAGACGGGGGCTCAAACTCACAG GGTTACCTGCTGAGCTGGGACGTGTTCTGGGATCTGACGAGTAACCTGATCATCTCCGGCTGCGACTCCACGCTCACCGTGCTGGGGATGAGCGCCGTCATCTCCTCCCTCGCGCACTACCTCGGCCTCAGCATCCTGGCCTTCATAG GTTcgacggaggaggaggacaagcgTTTAGGATTCGTGGCTCCTGTTCTGTTCTTCATCCTGGCTCTGCAGACCGGCCTCAGCAGCCTGGACCCAGAGGAACGTCTG GTTCGTCTGAGCCGGAACATGTGCCTTCTGCTGACGGCCATCCTGCACTTCATCCACGGCATGACCGACCCCGTCCTGATGTCCCTCAGCGCCTCCCACGTCTCCTCGGTCCGCCGCCACTTCCCTGTCTTGCTGGTGTCCCTGGCACTATTTGTGCTCCCTGTGGCGCTCAGCTACACCCTCTGGCACCACTACGCCCTCAACACCTGGCTGTTCGCCGTCACCGCCTTCTGCGTGGAGCTCTGCCTCAAG gTGGTGGTGTCGCTGACGGTCTACGGCCTCTTCATGGTCGATGGCTTCTCTAACGTCCTCTGGGAGAAGCTGGATGACTACGTGTACTACGTGCGCTCCACAGGCAACATCATCGAGTTCCTGTTCGGCGTCATTATGTTCGGAAACGGGGCCTACACCATGATGTTCGAGTCGGGCAGCAAGATCCGCGCCTGCATGATGTGCCTGCACGCCTACTTCAACATCTACCTGCAGGCCAAGAACGGCTGGAAGACGTTTATCAACCGCCGCACGGCCGTCAAGAAGATTAACTCCCTGCCGGAGATCCGTGGGGACCAGCTGAGGGACATCGACGACGTGTGCGCCATCTGTTACCAAGAGTTCGCCACCTCGGCCCGCATCACGCCCTGCCACCACTATTTCCACGCGCTGTGCCTGAGGAAGTGGCTCTACATCCAGGACACGTGCCCAATGTGCCACCAGAGAGTTTACATCGAAGACGAGAGCCGGGACAGAGCCGCCTTCTCTAACAACAATGGGAACTACGCAGCGCCGCAGGACGCTGCTGACGCTGCCCCAGCGGCGCCGGGGGACAACGAGCACGGACAGCCCCCCGCGGAGCTGCCGGCCGAGGGAGCGGCAGCCGGCGCGCAGGCCGCAGGAGGGGGGGAGCTCAACaatgagctgctggaggacaaCGACAGCATAGAGTACGACGAAGACGAGTGGGGGACTCAAAATGGCAGCATGCCGATAGAAGAAGATTATATCAATGACGACACTGACTCCACAGAGGACTGA